The proteins below are encoded in one region of Hordeum vulgare subsp. vulgare chromosome 3H, MorexV3_pseudomolecules_assembly, whole genome shotgun sequence:
- the LOC123443502 gene encoding ubiquitin-conjugating enzyme E2 20-like, translated as MARGENSESHGSGNVPAAPAAGAASASSGKQAPAAARGADGQSVVRRLQSELMALMMGGDPGVSAFPEGDNIFQWVGTIDGSAATAYEGTSYRLALAFPSDYPYKPPKVRFETPCFHPNVDNHGNICLDILQDKWSSAYDVRTILLSIQSLLGEPNNDSPLNTQAAALWANQEEFRKMVEKLYKPA; from the exons ATGGCGAGGGGCGAGAACAGCGAGTCGCACGGCAGCGGCAACGTCCCGGCGGCCCCCGCGGCAGGGGCAGCGTCCGCGTCCTCGGGGAAGCAGGCGCCGGCGGCTGCGCGTGGCGCGGACGGGCAGTCGGTGGTGCGGCGGCTGCAGTCGGAGCTCATGGCGCTGATGATGGGCGGCGACCCCGGGGTGTCGGCGTTCCCGGAGGGGGACAACATCTTCCAGTGGGTCGGCACCATCGACGGATCCGCCGCCACCGCGTACGAGGGCACCTCCTACCGCCTCGCGCTCGCCTTCCCCAGCGACTACCCCTACAAGCCGCCCAAGGTGCGGTTCGAGACCCCCTGCTTCCACCCCAACGTCGACAACCACGGCAACATCTGCCTCGACATCCTCCAGGACAAGTGGTCCTCCGCCTACGACGTCCGCACCATCCTCCTCTCCATACAGAGCCTGCTCGGAG AGCCGAACAACGACTCCCCACTCAACACACAGGCGGCTGCGCTCTGGGCGAATCAAGAAG AGTTCAGgaagatggtggagaagctctacAAGCCGGCGTAA